The following proteins are encoded in a genomic region of Bacillota bacterium:
- a CDS encoding Gfo/Idh/MocA family oxidoreductase has translation MIKKKKKLNFAIIGCGKVMPKHAEAIKSCEDAELYAISDIVEENVKNMAKKYNVERYFTDYKKMFELKEIDVVCICTPSGLHAEMTIDCARAGKHVLCEKPLAIKKEQLNSMIKACEENGVKLGAVFKNRTFSGAREAKRILEEGRLGKIYIADGYCKEYMSPEYYKSADWRGTWAMDQCWESEG, from the coding sequence ATGATTAAAAAGAAGAAAAAACTCAACTTTGCGATAATCGGATGCGGAAAGGTGATGCCAAAGCATGCCGAGGCAATAAAAAGTTGTGAAGATGCTGAGTTATATGCTATAAGCGATATAGTTGAAGAAAATGTAAAGAATATGGCTAAAAAGTATAATGTAGAAAGGTATTTTACGGATTATAAAAAAATGTTTGAATTGAAGGAAATTGATGTTGTTTGCATATGTACTCCAAGTGGATTGCATGCGGAGATGACCATTGATTGTGCGAGAGCAGGAAAACATGTATTATGTGAAAAACCGCTTGCCATAAAAAAAGAGCAGCTTAATTCTATGATAAAGGCCTGTGAGGAAAACGGGGTAAAACTTGGAGCGGTATTTAAAAATCGTACATTTTCAGGGGCAAGGGAAGCAAAAAGAATTTTAGAGGAAGGAAGGCTAGGAAAAATTTATATTGCTGACGGATACTGTAAAGAGTACATGAGCCCGGAATACTATAAGAGCGCAGACTGGAGGGGGACCTGGGCCATGGATCAATGC